Proteins encoded in a region of the Phoenix dactylifera cultivar Barhee BC4 chromosome 3, palm_55x_up_171113_PBpolish2nd_filt_p, whole genome shotgun sequence genome:
- the LOC103722645 gene encoding uncharacterized protein LOC103722645 isoform X3, with protein MAEDMEDAEFFLPSEFLCDDFFLEGVGTRKAEAEVAETCFSADLCPASDSNPSSPVDSATTETKSDEEDYMAGLTQKMAQSFLQDDDANDTPGLAADNAKAREVMAGSPQSTLSPWSASGKGSPNGLSLRVSPPSTPLEQQQDDAWDLLYAAAEQVTRMRGLNDQGNHHSYQGGGLLWKPSPPISAASNAPGTGYYHAPALTQQQLQLCHLKQQQLIKQPLSAAWGRQSRARGGGGVYGGERRPLGLPSSAWPPLQKSRQQPQHGSGMRAVFLTGAGAKKESTGTGVFLPRRVGTPTESSKKPGITHKFVGKTSA; from the exons ATGGCTGAGGATATGGAGGACGCTGAGTTCTTCCTTCCGTCCGAGTTCCTCTGCGACGATTTCTTCCTCGAAGGAGTCGGGACCAGAAAGGCGGAAGCAGAGGTTGCGGAGACTTGCTTCTCCGCCGACCTTTGTCCCGCGTCCGACTCGAATCCGAGCTCTCCGGTGGATTCTGCGACCACCGAGACCAAGAGCGACGAGGAGGACTACATGGCCGGGCTAACCCAAAAGATGGCTCAGTCCTTCCTCCAGGACGACGACGCCAACGATACGCCAGGACTTGCAGCTGACAACGCAAAG GCACGGGAAGTCATGGCCGGTTCACCACAGTCTACTCTGAGCCCTTGGTCCGCTTCCGGGAAGGGGAGCCCCAACGGCCTGTCGCTGCGCGTGTCGCCGCCTTCGACTCCGTTAGAGCAGCAACAGGACGATGCCTGGGATCTGCTCTACGCCGCGGCGGAGCAGGTGACGCGGATGAGGGGGCTCAACGACCAGGGCAACCATCACAGCTATCAGGGCGGCGGGCTCTTGTGGAAGCCTTCTCCCCCGATTTCGGCCGCTTCCAACGCCCCCGGCACTGGTTATTACCACGCTCCAGCTCTCACCCAGCAGCAGTTGCAG CTCTGTCATCTGAAGCAACAGCAGTTAATCAAGCAGCCGCTCTCTGCAGCATGGGGGAGGCAGAGCAGAGCAAGGGGCGGCGGTGGGGTTTACGGTGGGGAGCGGCGGCCTCTTGGCTTGCCATCTTCGGCGTGGCCGCCTCTTCAGAAGTCGCGGCAGCAACCCCAACACGGTTCTGGGATGAGGGCGGTTTTCCTGACTGGTGCCGGCGCTAAAAAGGAGTCCACCGGCACGGGTGTTTTCTTGCCTCGGAGAGTCGGCACCCCAACCGAGTCGAGCAAGAAGCCAG GAATCACACATAAATTTGTCGGTAAAACGTCTGCTTAA